The nucleotide sequence ccggctccgtggttcacactttaacgccTCGTGCTATAGTACTACCGGCTCcgaggttcacactacaacacacgtaccatgatgctaccggctccgtggttcacatcatagcacacttgcACATACTATGGCATTACCgactccgtggttcataccatagcatacaaataaatacactatatacatacatgcataaatattccactcaccttgaaatgtccgcacaagtcatgtatgtaaatcgcctccaaacacaACCAAgtaaacctttacctataatacacatataggtacaatacacataaataacaattctctaaaagagaactcaacactcacatcccttagtcgagggatctcaccttgctcgtttgaCCCGCCCATTAATCTCGTAATGAGCTCAATccgattaccacttcgggtggtaattcaaacccacactaATAAGTACAAGTTAACCCAAATAATACTTTACcgcaattagaccaaacctagatcttaatactaaattactacttaggtagtaatcatttcaaacgccaattacaccaaaaccccaacacgtgcaatattgacccatattgcttttgaccacatttgacttatgttaaaaatatcattttgacccaaaatcacttctcacgtttactttcattcaaaaacgccatttaCACCTTAACAAAAGTGTTAACACCCATTTAATCCAaacttagtgtcattaccaaattcgacccaagtcaatttacccattttgacaaaagtcacaaaacacccaaaatcactaacgactagtgattatatttccaaaacaccaattaacaattaaatcaagtatttacatacttaattcaccaaaactcattttgacaccaaaccaagtcaacatcCAATTTTGACCAAAATCAAACTCTTTAACACACCCAAATCACCACCATACCGCCAATTGACTAACAACACTATCAAAGGTTGACTTTAGATCATAAACCTATACATCCAAAACAACTTCACctctttgaggcatttcatcaaacaccttgtgtacatgacttcaaacttgttcttatgaacactaaaatcaccaatacTCCTCCAATCTAATGACTATCACTTAAATCAAAGACAAATACACCCAAATTCATCATTAAACCCTAATCCCACTATATTAGGGTTAATAACCACAAGCTTacaccaaaacccccaaatttcataaGAAATGGGTTCTATAACTCATCATCAACTCAAACCCTAAcacaaacaagaatcaaacaattaAAATCAGAGCTAGAACTTACCATcaccatcaaaatgtagctagaagggagatgaacaacattaactcttgcaccttgaagagattccaactccttcttctccaatccaagctttatctctctaaaaaaattgagctttctcactctagaaatatGAGAGGattgtgtggatgtgaaaatgatgatAAGATAAGGTTTTGGCCATATTTATAGCCACAAAACTGGCCCCAACGTGAAATACCCAAAATGCCCCTTTAAAATATTAAAATCACGAACGGGTCTtacaaacgacatcgagttaggatcttaaaattggacagcggttagaggactcacatacggagccttggccactggccacacgtcttttcgttttgtatagagttTGTAGCAGCTGtctgaagtcagccttttgtttcgatctctattcttgttgaaaacttactttatcttttacgtatgatgataatgatgattatgatgatgaagatacttaagacttaatttattcacttttaaacttttagggacaatatactgacttagtgagctttgacttaggttgacaacctttcggaccgacttactacttgcatacttttcatttcgactttaccgcacattcactgtgagttatagcttcccctttttactttactatttttgggactgagaatacatgcgctctttatggtttacatactagacacgagtacttaaactttatatatgtgtggatgatataacggcacaaagattcccctaagCACGgtgacgtttaatcattggtttttgaactggtgaacgcgaatattagatatggatccatagggtttgacatccccactcaggctagttgtgctagcatttaacgggtgtttgatacttcgaggacatacgcactcgccaagtgtacttttagggggtggtattattattacgtaaagttagttaccgggtgcccatggataagcatatacttttcatactattttgaatacgaaatctcgtggtctacattacattactgattacaaacaaactatagttcaccaacatttgtgttgacttttaaacgtgtatttctcaggtgcttagacgttgttgcttctgctgttagacttgctgtcttggtgttatagacttgctattatagactcgctgtgttagacttttgCTGCAttattagagatgtctcaatcatggaacttttattttgcattcgcaacctatgttattttgaataatggatttgtaacgaactttgtgtcacgttatcttttgtaaaacgttaccttttcatgaatgcaaaacttattttaaaatagcatgtagtattacaccgtgtaatggacctgttgttgacgattcgtacatgatggttttgtacggggcgtcacagattcAACACTTGAATACTATACTAACTTGGGATATTATGTGAtgattctcaggtgataaacggaAAGGTGAAGGCTCAATGATATAAGATAAatgagtacttgtgcttccaggtgagtgggattatctttatggatgtgattatacagtgacaagtatagtaaTCCGTGCCATGCttaattagactgtgtaatgagtctgtgaccagtgcagtgactatatgtgattatgtgcacacaaagtgaacgtcgaggtgttttgtgcgacgtaaggggtcaatgctatttaccttaTGTATTTAGGGTGATAGTATTGGGTCAAATTGTTAGTGAATAGTGTtatagtgtgaatgacgagtgcgtcacaTCTGGAAGACTATACTAGTGATTCAGTAGTGTGGACTATCGGTATATTCCAGCTTAATCAGTtatgggttgccggtcctcttgtgtatggctttaagtgattaatgaccagtgcctataagctgtgcttgatgcttgtagtgatgtccacctagatattgcaattcactaagcgttatgctAATTTCCCCACAGTGTTTTTccctgcaggtgtgtattagcagcttttggtgggttttgccgggcagctgcagatgtttgacacagtgtcactCTGATGTGTTTTGTAATAAACTATATGGTTAGACGGCTtgtagtaataacgtaacacccgtgttttgtgtaatcatatgtttgtataaataatatatgatatgtaaTTAATTAGTATTCCGCTGTGAGTATCTTTAAAAAAATAtgtatgtaaaaagtacggtgttacaagttggtatctgagcataggtttggcagtatGTGCACGGTGTACGTGACTTACTCCCAAACTTATGAATGTATCGTGTCTAACATcggggtgatatatatatatatatatatatatatatatatatatatatatatatatatatatatatatatatatatatatatatatatatatatatgtgtagaaatatgtgcctaggtgattgtgcttagtgataggtgctaacaggttatcaactaagcttttgtgagatgaTGTGTTTGCAGACAAGTATGGCTGACCAGAATAGAAATAACAATGCCCCTGTGACTCTCGGACCCGGAATATTTAAAGCGCCATCACTGGAGCATAGTCCAGAACGTGATCCAGATGATTATGTTCAACAGTTAGAAGGTCAATCACAGGAAACTCGAGAAAAATTGAAGGAACTAGAGGCCCAAATCAGGCATTCAACTGTGATGTCTGAAGCTAGTGATCCACCGATACCCCCAGGGTTTGCTGGTACTCAGTATACATCTGGCCCGTAGGGTAGTACTTCCCAACCGCATTAGTTTCAACCTCAAGTTCAACCTCAAATGCCATATCAAACTTCCCAACAATACCAATATACTCTTCAATATCAGTACGCGACAACGAATCCATTTCAAACTCCCATGATTCAGCAAGTGGTGAAAGAGAAGAAAAAGTGTACGTTCAAGCAGTTTATAGACTGCAAGCCCTCTGAGTATTCAGGTCATCGTGATCCGATTATGACAATGAATTGGTTAAGGGAAGTGGAACGGGCATTGAAAGCCTGTCAATGTGAACCAGAATTACGGGTAACTTATGATAGCCAACTGTTAAATAATCGagctatggtttggtgggatacaattACTGCTCCGTTGTCCGAAGAGCAACTCAATCAAGTCacttgggaacaatttgctgcaaaGGTCCAGGAGCAGTACTGCACCGCATTTGATATCAATCGATTGAAGCAAGAGTTTATGCAAATGACAATGACTGAAGACATGACTGTCGATGAAGCGTTTGAACAGTTtatggacaagttaaggtttgtgcaTTAGTGGATACCTGACGAACAGTCCAGAGTGCAACGATTTGTAGAAATTTTGCGACCTGAGTATCGCACAATTGCAAGACTTGCTAATACTTTGTCACAAGCGCATATGTTGTCAAAGGTAACTGAAAGTGATATTAAGGCGGCCAGAAGTGTGAAAACTGAAAGTGTGTCGCAAGTGAAACCAGCGGAAAGTCAGTCTAGCCAGCAATCAAAGAAATCAAGTCGGTTTAAGCCAAAAGGGCAATCTAGCCAGGGTGGATCAGTGTCAAGTGGTTAGAAGACATGGTGTAAAATGTGTAAGTCTTCGCACAGTGGGCAGTGTTCAAAATTAACAAAACGGTATTTGCGTTTTGGTATAGTGGGACATGAGCCTCAAGATTGTTCGTTTAAGAATAATGTGTGTTGGAACTGTCATAAAGAGGGTCACAGATCTGCAGAGTGTCCAGTTGCAAATAAGAGTTATTCCGGGGCGAGGTCCGGGTCAGGGGTACATGCTGTGTCAGCTGGGGGATCATCTGCTTCCTCTGTGGGGCAGAAGCGCAAGAATCCTCCACCACCTGAAGCTAGAGCCTTTCAGATGTCAGTAGATGCTGCCACTGCTACTAACGATGCAATCACCGGTATGTTTTTAGTAAATTTTGTGCCGGCTCGTGTACTATTTGACTGTGGAGCAAATCGCTCGTTTGTGTCAACTACATTGTGTGCTAAGTTAAATGTGCCTGTTAGTGTATTAAATGAACCCTTAAGTGTCGAAGTGGGTGATGGTATAATTGTTACAGTCACAAAGATTGTGTCTGGAATTACTATTGACATAGAGTGTAGTCTTTTCCCTGTGACTTGCCTAGTGATGCCTATAccaagctttgatgtagtactaggcatGAATTGGCTTAATGACCATAATACCAGTATTAAGTGCGATAGAAAAATTATTTCTTTTTCGGTGGCTGGTGGGAAACGGGTAGTGGCTCGTGGTGATCGCGGCGGGTTTCGTTGTCCATTATTGTCGATGATGAAAGCTCGGAAGTCTTTGGCCAAGGGCTGTAATTCTTTCTTAGCCTATGTGATCGatggaaagaagaaaaagaaagtaGTGTCCGATATTCCGGTGGTGTCTGAATATCTAGAAGTGTTCTCAGATGAATTGCCAGGATTACCGCCAatcagggaagttgaatataagatcgaGTTAGTGCCAGGGGCTACGCTAGTTGTTAAAGCTCCGTATAGATTAGCTCCTTCagaaattcgtgaaatgatgtcccaaattcaagaactgttggaccgcaggttcattcgtccgagttcttcgccgtggggtgcaccagtgttatttttgaaaaagaaagatggtacactcCGAATGTGTATATATTATCGAATTaaataaaagaacagtgaagaataagtatccgcttcctagaatagatgacttatttgatcagcttcaAATTGCTTcgttcttttcaaagatagatctacGTTCGTGATATCACCAGGTTCGTGTTGCCGAATCtaacattcctaagactgcatttcgtactcgttatggtcattatgagttcttagtGATGCCATTTAGGTTAACCAATGCTCCAgcaattttcatggatctcatgcatagggtgtgtaaaccgtttttggataagtttgttatcgtgttcattgatgacatcttagtgtAATCCAAAACTGAATTCGAGCATGCTGAGCATTTAAGACAAGTGTTGGAACTTTTGAAAcgtgaacaattgtatgtaaagttttcaaagtgtgagttatggttacgtgaagttcaatttttgggtcatattatctGTGCAGAAGGTATAAAAGTGAATCCGTCTAAAACTGAAGCTGTGATGAATTGGAATTCACCAAAGAATTCgacagaaatcaagagttttctAGGATTGGATGGTTACTACCGACAGTTTATTATAGATTTTTCAAAGATTTCAAGTTCTTTGACAAAGTTAACTAGAAAGGATGTGTCTTTTCAGTGGGGTAATGAACAGGAAACTGCATTTCAGACTTTGAAAAGTTTGTTGTGTCAAGCGCCAGTGTTAGCCTTACCCGAGGGAtccgacgacttcgttgtgtattgcgatgcgtcTTTATCCGGTttgggctgtgtattaatgcaaagagatcgtgtaattgcgtatgcgtctcgacagttaaaaccaagtgaaaagaattatccagcacatgatttagaaatggctgcagtagtgtttgcgttaaagttgtggaggcattatctttatggTACGCATTGTGTTATCTGCACCGATCATAAAAGTTTACAGTATATCTTTTCGTAGAAAGAGATGAACATGCGTCAGAGATGGTGGCAAGAACTAATCAAAGATTACGGCTGTGAGAtcagatatcatcctggcaaggcaaacgtcgtggctgatgcattaagtcgtcaGAAATCCGCTGACAGTGTAAAGTTTATGCGAATTGAGATTGTGTCTAATTTAGTGGATCTACTAAAGATAGCTCAAAAGATGAACATTTGAAATCTGAGTTAATGGTGAAAAGAAGAGTAGAATTGATAAATGATTCTCAAGGATTAAAGACTTATCGTGAACGAGTTTGGGTGCCGTTGCTTGgaggattgagggatttaatcttaaatgaagctcataaatcgagattatctgtGCATCCTGGTAGTACAAAAATGTACCATGAACTGAAAGTGTTATATTGGTGGCCAACTATGAAAGCAGACATCGCGCAATAcgtggaaaagtgtcatatttgtgcccaAGTGAAAACAAAACACCAAAAACAATATGGATCTTTGCATCAATtagagattccagagtggaaatgggaacatatcacCATGGATTTAGTGACAAAACTACCCAGAACCCAGAAAGgaaatgatatgatttgggtaatagtagaccgtttaaccaaaagtgcgcattttctagctactagtgaaacagcttcgttgaaaAAATTAGCTCAGTTGTACCTGAATGAAATAGTATCGCGACATGGGATATCGTTGTTTATTGTGTCAGATAGAGATTCCCAATTTGTGTCTAGTTTCTGGAATAGTCTACAAGAAAATTTGGGTACTCGTGTCAacctaagtacagcttatcatcctcagactgacggtcaaagtgaacgaactattcagactttagaggatatgttaagagcttgtgtgttagaatatggtggatcgtgggattatcatctgccattgatcgaatttgcttacaacaactcctatcattcgagtataggcatgctgccttatgaaatgttgtatggtagaaagtgtcgaACTCCATCGTGTTGGTTAGAGGCAGGTGAGCAGCAGTTTGTGGGTCCAGAAATTGTGCATCAGACTGCAGAAAAAGTGGCTATCGCAAGTGAAAAGCTGAAAGCTgttagagatcgacaaaagatgtatgcagatcctCGTCGACGACCAATGACGTTTACTGTGGGTGAACGTGTGTATTTAAAAGTGTCATTGTGGAAGGGTGTAATTCGATTCGATAAACGGGGAAACTAGCTccgagatacattggtccttttagaaTTCGGCAAATGCAAAACGACCAAACCGTAGTGTTAGATCTCCCTCCAGATTTAGCAGGTATTCATGACACGTTTAACATCTGCtatattcgtaagtgtaaagtggacgatgaaagtcagattcttcctctataagatctgaaagtagattctagtaagaaattggtggaagaaccAGTAAGGATCATTGACAGAAAAATGACTAAGTTGCGCAAGAAAGAGATTTCAATGGTGCTTGTAgaatggaagcatagtttaggcacTAATCTGACATGGGAGACTGAGGAGTTGATGACCTCTAGGTACCCTCAGTTGTttaaccttgaccagattccgaggacgaaatctcctttaaggggggtagatttgtaacaacctCACTTTGGGCCTAGTAGGTAATGACCTATTTACTCTTCTGTGTTATtaaagtgattttaataattatgtgttttataattattgggtatgagataatgtgcgttttgtgacaagggtcacaaaacatatttccttttgtgaattggacttagaatgaataagttattaaagattttgggtttcagataactggtaaatacccgtgtgttagacgGGAGAGCTTACCTTTATGTGAAGAAACCtaaattatagatatatacattGTACGTTCCATTTCTTTCTTATTTTATCaaaacataaaccctaaacactcTCTTCTCTTTAAATCCTTAAAATCAACAAATGAAAATTGAAGATTAAGTCTTGGTGTGTCTAATCCTTTGAGATTTCATAATCAAAACAAGGTAAGTATCTTCAATTTTGatgaattcaaatgggttttaagtgggtTTGGGTGAATTGGGTTTTAAGTGTTTGATTTGCAATGCATGTGTTAATGATTATGTTTTAGACTCAGAAACATGTTAGACTTATACTCTAAGATCTAATGGTGCTGTGAATTGAGCTAAAACTGATTTGATATGGTGATTTAAAGTTAGGGTTCATGTTAGTGTAAATTGGGTATTTTGATACTTTGATCCTAAACCATGTGTATAAATGTTAGATTTTGATGTTTATGGTTAGGATAGGTGTTTCTACATGTTATGTATGTTTCCTTACGCTCAAATTTGACCAAAACAAGTGAAAATTGAATTTTTGGGCATGAAATCAGTTTCATCAGCGAGCTAATGAAGAAGATATAGATGCTCGAAAACAGTGTGCTCGAAAACCTCTAGTGTCCGAAAACAGTGCTTAAAAAATAGATGTAGTGCTCGAAAACAGTGTGTGCTCAAAAACCTGTTACTACTCGAAAACTATATTATGCTCGAGAACTCTGCTTGAAAACATAGTGTGCTCGAAAACCTTTTGCTGCTCGAAAAAATATATATTGCTCGAAAATATTATACTGGTCGAAAATTGTGTGGTGCTCGAAAACCCTATCTGTCTTGTGAATATTTTATGTTAAATGTGAAGTGTGATTCAACACTTGAATACTATACTAACTTGGGATATTATGTGAtgattctcaggtgataaacggaATGGTGAAGGCTCAtggatataagacaactgagtacttgtgcttccaggagagtgggattatctttatggatgtgattatacagtgacaagtatagtgatccgtgccatgcttaattagactgtgtaatgagtctaTGACCAGTGCAGTGACTATATGTAATTATGTGCGCACCCAGTGAATGTCGCGGTGTATTGTGCGACGTAAGGGGGAAAATGCTATTTACCTTATGTATTTAGGGAGATAGTATTGGGTCTAAGTGTTACTGATTAGTGTTATAGTGTGAATGtcgagtgcgtcacgtctggaagactataccagtgattcagtagTGTGGACTATCGGTATATTTCAGCTTGATCAGCTATtggttgccggtcctcttgtgtatggctttaagtgattagtgaccagtgcctataagctgtgcttgatgtttgtagtgatgtccacctagatattgccattcacttagcgttatgctaatttcctcacagtgttttgccctgcaggtgtgtattagcagcttttggtgggttttgccAGGCAGCTGCAGATTTTTGACACAGTGTCACTCTGATGTGTTTTGTAATAAACTATATGGTTAGACGGCTtgtagtaataacgtaacacccgtgttttgtgtaatcatatgtttgtataaataatatatgatatgtaaTTAATTAGTCTTCCATTGTGAGTATCTTTTAAAAAAAATGTGTATGTAAAAAGTATGGTGTGGTGATGCGTGAATTTTGTAGACAAGAGCATTGGCATCTATTATTATGGAATATAAATGTTAATTGGAAATAAAATATTAACATTGATTAGATAATACATATAAAGATTAGAGATATTTAATgtaaaataattaattttttttatttatataacttgAAGTTTACAACATAAGATTCACGGATaagaacacaattacacaaagaagCATGCAGGAAAAAAAACAACATAGCTACTCGCCCTTCGTTATTAAAAATGCATCTCGAACTCGAGGCAGATGTGCTGTCGTTAATGTGAATAAAAATGTTGTATATAACGATCAAACATATTTTTATAAAGAATGTTATATTTAGCTGAAGCTATGATGATATTTTTATATTGTATTTTGTTTTAAATTCGCTTTAATATTAAGAAGTTTCTTTCCCAATAACTCTAATGAAATCTCAATGTTAATGTTAGTGAAATTGTTTTATTGATGAATTATTTGTGTcatctattaaaacatattctcTATAGATTTATTCAAGCTTTCTGCATAAGGTTTATGTAATCTAGATATAAATCTATTTTAATCTTCACATGACACATCTCCATAACTATCATTATTCAACGTTTGATTCTTTGCCGTTTGATACAATTGAAAACTCATCTAATTTTTTTTGCCTTGATACGACTTCAAATTGGAGTATTAAATTGCAGTCTCTTTTACGTATAAATTTGTTTAAATTTATGATTCGTTTTTTTATTTATTGTGTTTCTTTTACACGGGAGTTTTCCTTTCTTCTTTCTTCTTTGCCTTCTGTGCATATGTA is from Rutidosis leptorrhynchoides isolate AG116_Rl617_1_P2 chromosome 10, CSIRO_AGI_Rlap_v1, whole genome shotgun sequence and encodes:
- the LOC139872745 gene encoding uncharacterized protein is translated as MIQQVVKEKKKCTFKQFIDCKPSEYSGHRDPIMTMNWLREVERALKACQCEPELRVTYDSQLLNNRAMVWWDTITAPLSEEQLNQVTWEQFAAKVQEQYCTAFDINRLKQEFMQMTMTEDMTVDEAFEQFMDKLRLANTLSQAHMLSKVTESDIKAARSVKTESVSQVKPAESQSSQQSKKSSRFKPKGQSSQGGSVSSVGHEPQDCSFKNNVCWNCHKEGHRSAECPVANKSYSGARSGSGVHAVSAGGSSASSVGQKRKNPPPPEARAFQMSVDAATATNDAITGMFLVNFVPARVLFDCGANRSFVSTTLCAKLNVPVSVLNEPLSVEVGDGIIVTVTKIVSGITIDIECSLFPVTCLVMPIPSFDVVLGMNWLNDHNTSIKCDRKIISFSVAGGKRVVARGDRGGFRCPLLSMMKARKSLAKGCNSFLAYVIDGKKKKKVVSDIPVVSEYLEVFSDELPGLPPIREVEYKIEKCRTPSCWLEAGEQQFVGPEIVHQTAEKVAIASEKLKAVRDRQKMYADPRRRPMTFTVGERVYLKVSLWKGVIRFDKRGN